AGTCCGCGCAGCTCCACGAACAGATAACGTTCGGGGAAAGCGAAATATTCCTGTATCAGCCGATAGCCGCGAAACGCTTGACGCGACGGCGGCAGCAGCGCCTCGTCATCCGAAAAGCCCAGCGGCGCGACGCAGGCCGGTCCCAGGGGGAGCTGCCATCCCGCGGTATGCGAAGGCGCCGACGCCCACCCCTGCAGGACATGTCCCACGAGGATCTCGTAGAGCTTTGCCGGCAGCGCATCCGCGCCGCGCAGGAACAGCGGCAGACGGTCCAGGCTCAGCGACGCCGGCGGCACCTTGCCGTGCAGCTCGAAGCGCAGGCGCAGAACGGCTTCCGTATGGCGGCGCGTGTCGGGCGGCACGCTACCGACACTGCCCATATAGGGTGTGTACTCGGCCTCTCGCAACCGCAGGGGCCAGAGCGTCGTATCATGCGCGGTGCGATACTGGCAGCGCGTCGTCCCGTGCTTGTCCAGATTGCTTTTCAGGATGCTGGCGCGGGGGATCCGATGCCCTCCGGCCAGGCCGGGATGCCCCAAGTCCGGCTGGAACTGAACAACGGCCATCGACGGCGTAGGCGCGAGATACTGCGGGTAGATCATCTCCGCCAGGTGCCGGGTGAAGCGCGGGAACTCCGCTTCCAACTTCATCCGGGTCCGTGCCGCCAGGAAGCTGAAGCCCTCCAGCAACCGCTCGACATAGGGATCCGCGCATTCGAACCCCTCCAGTCCCAGCCGCCCGGCAATTTTGGGGTAGGCCGCGGCGAACTCGCTGCCCATTTCGCGGAGATACCGCAGCTCCTCGTTGTAATAGCGCAAGAATTCCGGGTTCATTGGCGTCCTTGCGACGAACTCGTGCCGACCCGCATCCGGCCGGTCTCCAGATCCAGCTCTGTCATCAGATACAAGCGCTCCGGATAGGGCTGCGCCCACAGATCGCCCTCGACGAGGAAGGCCATGGTGTTCCTGCCGGCATCCCGTTCGGGCGCGACAGGCGACACCTTCAGGGTATCGGCAAGGATCCTGGGTTCGAATCGCCGCAGCGTCTCGGCGATATCCCGGGCCAAGCCGAGCTTATCGACGTTCGATGCGACCTTGCCGGCGTAGTCGGGCAGGCCCGCATTCAGGACGGAATCGGCGATGGCGGGATACGCTTCCAGGTCGACCGCGTACAAGCTCCGCGCATTCAAAAGATGGCCGATATCCCGCAATACCCCATCGCGAAGCTGCCGCAGGGAAATCACCCTGCGCTCCCGGGATTCGAGCGCAGTATCGGGTTGTAAATCGGTCAGCCTATCGAGAAGCGCCGGCTGAAGCCGGTTCCTGCTGACGAGTTCGGCCATGCTGCTATTGGAGAATCAAGCGGGTGGGGTAGCGGCCGGGCTGCCTGTGTGGTTGCCCGGCCGCTACAGGCCGCAGCCTTAAGGTCGCTCAGCCAAAGGCTATGCGCAGATCAGAATGCCTGGTTCGCCACGCGATCGAAGCCGCGGGTGCCGGTGGGCTTGATCGTGCCGTCGTTGGTCATCTGGAACGTATTGATGGTGATTCGCTTGTAATAAATGAAGAAGTTATCGATGCCACCTACGTTGCCCGAATTGAAATCCAGAATGCTGCAGTTCTCGAGCTTCCAGCTTTCCGCGATCGTCAGCGTGTTCTGGCCGTCGCGGGTGTACTGATAGATCGTGATTTCGGGGATCGCGAGATGCTTGTCGAAAGCCGATGCCAGTTTGGGACTGGCGCCGCAATTGGGCTTGGCCACCACGATATCGGTGTAATTGACGGTACCCGGGCGCATCTGGCCACCCATTACGATCCGACCCGAATTGCCGGCCGTATAGCTGGCATTAAGCAAGTCCACCTGCCCTTCGGCGCCAGCCAACTCGGACATGCCGGGAATGTCCTTGCCGAAGTCACCCGTCCAGCGCAGCGGCTCTTGGCTCAAATCCATTGTGTTTCTCCTGATTCGTGTTACGCAAAAAAAAGCCGAATATCAAGCCAGACGGGAAGTTTCCGTCGGCTATGCAACGGCGGCGCAATGACGCGTCCGTCGTATTTACTTCCCTTCGACGGCGGGAAGCTTGCTGACCAACCGCAATGAAACGGTGAGCCCTTCAAGCTGGTAATGCGGTTTCAGATAAATCTTCGACGTATAGAAACCGGGGTTGCCCTCGACCTCTTCGACCGTGACGGCGGCATCGCTCAAGGGCTTCATGGCCTTGACGATCTCCGACGATTGCGTCGGCATCCCATCCATGTACTTCAGGATCCAACGGTATAGCCATCGTTGCATCTCTTCCTTCGTCTTGAAGGAACCGATCTTGTCGCGGGCGATGCACTTCAGGTAATGCGCGAAGCGGCAGCAGGCAAACAGATAGGGCAGGCGCGCCGACAGGTTGGCATTGGCTGTGGCTTCCGCATCGTCGTACTCGGTGGGAAGCTGCAGCGATTGCGCGCCGATGAAGGCCGCGGTTCCGCTATTCTTCATATGCACCAGCGGCAGGAATCCCGCCTTGGACAGCTCCGCTTCGCGGCGATCGCTGATCGCGACTTCGGTCGGGCAGACAACGTCGACGCCGCCATCGTCCGTCGGGAACAGGTGCACCGGCAGGCCGTCGACCGCGCCGCCGGATTCGACACCCCGGATGCGCGAGCACCAGCCGTATTCGACGAACGATCGATTGATGTTCACCGCCATGGCATAGGCGGCATTGGCCCAGGTGAAGCGGTCGGAATTGCCGGAACCCGTGTCCTCCTCGAACGCGAACTCGTCCACCGGGTTCGACCGCGCGCCATAGGGTGCACGAGCAAGGAAGCGCGGCAGCGCCAGGCCGATATAACGCGAATCCTCGGATTCGCGCAGCGCGCGCCAGGCGGCATGCTCGGGCGTCTGGAACAGCTTGTTGATATCGCGCGGATTGGCGAGGTCACGCCAAGATTCCAGCAGCATCACCGCGGGCGATGCGCCAGCCAGGAAGGGCGTGTGGGAAGCCGCGCAGATCTTCGCGATCTGGGTCAATAGATCGACGTCACGGGCGCTATTGTCGAAGTAGTAGTCGCCCACGAGGGTGCCGTACGGCTGGCCGCCGAACTGGCCGAACTCTTCCTCGTAGATCTTCTTGAAGAGAGGGCTTTGGTCCCACGCCGAA
Above is a genomic segment from Bordetella genomosp. 11 containing:
- a CDS encoding type VI secretion system tube protein Hcp; the protein is MDLSQEPLRWTGDFGKDIPGMSELAGAEGQVDLLNASYTAGNSGRIVMGGQMRPGTVNYTDIVVAKPNCGASPKLASAFDKHLAIPEITIYQYTRDGQNTLTIAESWKLENCSILDFNSGNVGGIDNFFIYYKRITINTFQMTNDGTIKPTGTRGFDRVANQAF
- the tssC gene encoding type VI secretion system contractile sheath large subunit; this translates as MSETVSVAELANGQAAVEDVGGDFSSLLLKEFRPKNDEARRAVEQSITTLAEYALKDAKLISGDVMETVQSMVAEIDRKLTLQINAILNCEEFRTVEGAWRGLDYLVSNTETSEQMKIRVMNVSKTDLYKTLKKYKGSAWDQSPLFKKIYEEEFGQFGGQPYGTLVGDYYFDNSARDVDLLTQIAKICAASHTPFLAGASPAVMLLESWRDLANPRDINKLFQTPEHAAWRALRESEDSRYIGLALPRFLARAPYGARSNPVDEFAFEEDTGSGNSDRFTWANAAYAMAVNINRSFVEYGWCSRIRGVESGGAVDGLPVHLFPTDDGGVDVVCPTEVAISDRREAELSKAGFLPLVHMKNSGTAAFIGAQSLQLPTEYDDAEATANANLSARLPYLFACCRFAHYLKCIARDKIGSFKTKEEMQRWLYRWILKYMDGMPTQSSEIVKAMKPLSDAAVTVEEVEGNPGFYTSKIYLKPHYQLEGLTVSLRLVSKLPAVEGK
- the tssE gene encoding type VI secretion system baseplate subunit TssE, which encodes MAELVSRNRLQPALLDRLTDLQPDTALESRERRVISLRQLRDGVLRDIGHLLNARSLYAVDLEAYPAIADSVLNAGLPDYAGKVASNVDKLGLARDIAETLRRFEPRILADTLKVSPVAPERDAGRNTMAFLVEGDLWAQPYPERLYLMTELDLETGRMRVGTSSSQGRQ